In the genome of Fulvivirga maritima, one region contains:
- a CDS encoding OmpA family protein: MKKILLFFLIVFISTSTYAQTVQWATSVIEFSSELTPVQYSAQQVLGKPNVLPAGGENPNAWTPERPNKKEFLKVGFENPIQIRQIAIAESFNPSTIYKVYAYDEQDGEHLINTFSPKTVPLKGRMLNLFVELTTYKVKAVKVEFDGAAVPEYYSIDAIAISDSDLPIIPEIAVPEFINPEVEKERLSENVNSKYKEYKPLLSPDGKTLYFSRKHHPDNVGGVNDPEDIWFSELDENGEWKLAQNAGPSLNNSGPNFVSSVTPDGKSVLLVLGNQYLDNGKMAAGVSVSSNASGAWSKPAALTIENDYNYSEKANFFLANNRKVLLMSVMRDDSYGARDIYVSFIKEDSTWTEPLNISNKVNTAGEEESPFLAADDKTLYFSSNGYSGFGGSDIFVTKRLDDTWTNWSEPENLGPSINSQYEDLFFNIPGNSDFAYYSQGVSEEDLDIFRVALPVFKRPEPVITVRGKLLNSKTKEPVGAKIVYERLSDGKEIGMHETNAETGNYEILLPAGELYGVRADAKGYLTQSENIDLREYEEGDPQEVDDKDIFMVPIEKESTITLKNVFFDWDKAVVKSESYPELDRLVKLMKEKPALEVRISGHTDNTGDKQYNMSLSQRRATAVHDYLAQKGIADKRMDVAYFGETKPVSDNDTATGRSKNRRVEFQIMKD, from the coding sequence ATGAAGAAAATTTTACTATTTTTCCTTATTGTTTTTATTAGCACTTCCACTTACGCTCAAACCGTTCAGTGGGCCACTAGCGTTATCGAATTTTCATCTGAGCTTACACCTGTGCAATATTCTGCACAGCAAGTATTAGGAAAGCCAAATGTACTACCTGCCGGAGGTGAAAACCCTAATGCATGGACTCCTGAAAGGCCTAACAAAAAGGAATTTCTGAAAGTAGGTTTTGAAAACCCTATTCAGATTAGGCAAATAGCTATTGCCGAATCGTTTAATCCTAGCACCATTTATAAAGTGTATGCTTATGATGAGCAGGATGGAGAGCATTTAATTAACACTTTTAGTCCTAAAACTGTACCCCTCAAAGGAAGAATGCTTAATTTATTTGTAGAGCTAACCACCTATAAAGTAAAAGCAGTAAAAGTGGAGTTTGATGGTGCTGCAGTACCTGAGTACTATAGTATTGATGCTATTGCTATTTCTGATTCTGATTTGCCCATAATACCAGAAATAGCCGTGCCTGAGTTTATCAATCCTGAAGTGGAGAAAGAGCGGTTGAGTGAAAACGTGAACAGTAAATATAAGGAGTATAAACCTTTACTTTCGCCTGATGGGAAAACACTTTACTTTTCAAGAAAGCACCATCCAGATAATGTGGGAGGTGTTAATGACCCTGAAGATATCTGGTTTTCTGAATTAGATGAAAATGGGGAATGGAAGTTAGCCCAAAATGCCGGACCTTCTTTAAATAATAGTGGGCCTAACTTTGTGAGCTCAGTTACCCCTGATGGCAAATCTGTACTGCTGGTATTAGGGAATCAGTATCTGGACAATGGAAAAATGGCAGCAGGTGTATCAGTAAGTTCAAATGCCAGCGGAGCATGGTCTAAGCCAGCGGCTCTAACAATAGAAAATGATTATAATTATTCAGAAAAGGCCAATTTCTTCTTAGCGAATAATAGAAAAGTACTTCTAATGTCCGTAATGAGAGATGATTCTTATGGAGCTAGAGATATTTACGTTTCTTTTATAAAGGAAGATAGTACCTGGACTGAGCCGCTTAACATATCTAATAAAGTGAACACTGCAGGAGAAGAAGAGTCTCCTTTCCTGGCAGCTGATGATAAAACACTTTACTTTTCTTCTAATGGATACAGTGGTTTTGGAGGCAGTGACATATTCGTAACCAAAAGATTAGATGACACCTGGACTAACTGGTCTGAGCCAGAAAACCTGGGTCCAAGCATTAATTCTCAGTATGAAGATTTGTTTTTCAATATACCCGGAAATAGTGATTTTGCTTACTATTCTCAGGGGGTAAGTGAGGAAGATTTAGATATTTTTAGAGTAGCTTTACCTGTGTTCAAAAGACCTGAACCTGTTATTACAGTAAGGGGAAAATTACTGAATTCAAAAACGAAAGAGCCTGTTGGAGCTAAGATCGTTTATGAGCGCCTTTCAGATGGAAAGGAGATAGGAATGCATGAGACTAATGCTGAAACCGGCAACTATGAAATATTATTGCCTGCTGGCGAATTATATGGAGTAAGGGCTGATGCGAAAGGCTATCTGACGCAAAGTGAAAATATCGATTTAAGAGAATACGAAGAGGGAGACCCTCAGGAAGTGGATGATAAGGACATTTTTATGGTGCCTATAGAGAAAGAATCTACTATTACCCTAAAAAATGTTTTCTTTGATTGGGATAAAGCTGTGGTAAAATCGGAATCTTATCCTGAGTTAGACCGATTAGTAAAGCTAATGAAGGAGAAGCCTGCATTAGAGGTACGCATAAGTGGCCATACTGATAATACAGGAGACAAGCAGTACAACATGAGTCTGTCTCAGAGAAGAGCGACCGCTGTTCATGATTATCTGGCACAAAAAGGTATAGCTGATAAAAGAATGGATGTAGCGTATTTTGGTGAAACTAAGCCCGTTTCGGATAACGATACAGCAACAGGAAGAAGTAAAAACAGGAGGGTTGAATTTCAAATTATGAAAGATTAA
- a CDS encoding OmpA family protein, which translates to MNYKVILVLLATLLAHNYTQSQNLDSATVTQVKGKVVNANTKEPLQAHIKYESVPYGNRIGVLSGDTFAFNMENQKDYNLEVSAEGYIPFITTLKISEADSGAIKKVIELLPKGTEKIIKLDKLIFGLGDDEITDASYEELNQLADMLLASPEMIIQLEGHTDFRGNPKQNMKLSQRRVDAVKDYLIDKGISKKRIKTKAFGGTNPLSREDDTLARSNNRRVEVRILAQ; encoded by the coding sequence ATGAACTATAAGGTTATTTTGGTTCTGCTGGCCACACTACTGGCCCACAATTATACGCAATCGCAAAATTTGGATAGTGCTACTGTAACCCAAGTAAAGGGTAAAGTGGTAAATGCCAATACTAAAGAGCCCTTGCAGGCACATATTAAGTATGAAAGTGTGCCTTATGGTAATAGGATAGGTGTGCTCTCAGGAGATACATTTGCTTTTAATATGGAAAATCAAAAGGATTATAATCTAGAGGTTTCGGCCGAAGGTTATATTCCTTTTATTACTACTCTCAAAATCTCTGAGGCAGACAGTGGTGCTATTAAAAAAGTAATAGAACTACTGCCCAAGGGCACGGAGAAAATCATAAAGCTGGATAAACTGATCTTTGGCTTAGGTGATGATGAAATTACGGATGCTTCTTATGAAGAGCTAAATCAGTTGGCTGACATGCTATTGGCTAGTCCTGAAATGATTATTCAGCTGGAAGGTCATACTGATTTTAGAGGTAATCCTAAGCAGAACATGAAGCTCTCTCAAAGGCGGGTAGATGCAGTTAAAGATTATCTAATAGATAAAGGTATTTCTAAAAAGAGAATAAAAACCAAAGCTTTTGGAGGTACTAACCCACTCAGTAGGGAAGACGATACCTTAGCCAGAAGTAACAACAGAAGGGTAGAGGTAAGAATATTAGCTCAATAA
- a CDS encoding aminotransferase class V-fold PLP-dependent enzyme, with amino-acid sequence MSSELIHFNNAGASLVTPEVLEAQISYLQAEANLGGYEVAEKYADELEAFYTHAANFINAGSDEIAFTESATVAWQRAFFSIPFDEGDIILTSKIEYASNYIAYLNLQKEKGVVIKVIPSIETGEVDLKALKSMISEKVKLISITHIPTNGGIVNPAAEVGAIAKENKILYLLDACQSVGQYPIDVKKLQCDFLTTTGRKYLRAPRGTGFLYVNKNIIPQLNPQNLDLHSANWETKTSYTSRPDARIFETFECSLAAKRGMSVALQQANAIGKAQIWNRVTTLADYLRDQLSQINGISVQDLGKVKSGIVTFTAPVPTPELKKKLHQKGVNVSMTFKSGTLLDMEERDLDQMIRSSVHYYNTKQEVDTFISILKELIH; translated from the coding sequence ATGTCATCTGAACTTATCCATTTTAATAATGCTGGTGCATCATTAGTTACTCCTGAGGTGTTAGAAGCTCAAATTAGTTACTTACAAGCCGAAGCCAACTTAGGAGGCTATGAAGTGGCAGAAAAATATGCTGATGAATTAGAGGCCTTCTATACACACGCTGCTAATTTTATTAATGCCGGCTCAGATGAAATTGCTTTTACTGAAAGTGCAACGGTGGCCTGGCAAAGAGCTTTTTTCTCCATCCCTTTTGATGAAGGTGATATAATTCTTACTTCCAAAATTGAATATGCCAGTAACTATATTGCCTACCTCAACTTACAAAAGGAAAAAGGTGTAGTCATTAAAGTAATTCCAAGTATAGAAACGGGAGAAGTAGATCTGAAAGCTTTAAAAAGCATGATTTCAGAGAAGGTGAAGCTTATTTCAATAACGCACATACCTACTAACGGAGGCATTGTAAACCCTGCTGCAGAAGTAGGTGCAATTGCCAAAGAAAATAAAATACTTTATCTGCTAGACGCTTGCCAATCCGTAGGTCAATATCCTATAGATGTAAAAAAGCTACAGTGTGATTTCTTAACAACTACAGGCCGAAAGTACCTAAGGGCACCAAGAGGAACTGGTTTCTTGTATGTTAACAAGAATATTATTCCCCAACTCAACCCTCAAAATCTAGATTTACATTCTGCTAACTGGGAAACAAAAACCAGCTATACTTCTAGGCCTGACGCCCGTATTTTTGAAACTTTTGAATGTAGTTTGGCTGCTAAAAGAGGAATGAGCGTAGCTTTACAACAAGCTAATGCCATAGGAAAGGCGCAAATATGGAATCGTGTCACTACTTTGGCTGACTATTTAAGAGATCAATTGAGCCAGATTAATGGCATATCAGTTCAAGATCTTGGCAAAGTAAAATCAGGCATAGTAACCTTTACAGCTCCTGTGCCTACGCCAGAACTAAAGAAAAAACTACACCAAAAAGGAGTGAATGTATCTATGACTTTCAAAAGCGGCACTTTGCTAGATATGGAAGAAAGAGATTTAGACCAGATGATAAGGTCTTCGGTACATTATTATAATACAAAGCAAGAAGTAGATACCTTCATCAGTATTCTTAAAGAATTAATTCATTAA
- a CDS encoding triple tyrosine motif-containing protein, producing the protein MENIYWIKIQDQEIIEMEEYPISNPYYDETYGIAHNDTIFVLNKQGIFTLNKDSDHFNRQSKSSNISEYFQASDKNIWYRVKQHWQKLGAKKENSNLSILNLFNNIQYISADESEKEIWLVTGRNELFMISSNEINQKSENYKLFLKDIRAGEEMYGPAPQLKFNQQNSKLVFEFVQPEYSGNMDVQYQYKLDGLNKEWSEWSASYNQIDFPYLPDGEYVLHVRSKNAFGSVNETEPIEFKIIPPYWKRPWFYVFEFVGLALLLFISINIKKLGGKYRVVSQLLAVLALIIIIEFIQTVAESEFMLSSPVIDFIIQVIIAIIILPIEGFLRKYIFKDQVDVTEFVKWKNKRIKPQGHE; encoded by the coding sequence ATGGAAAATATCTATTGGATAAAAATCCAGGATCAGGAGATTATAGAAATGGAGGAATACCCCATAAGCAACCCTTACTATGATGAGACTTACGGCATAGCCCATAATGACACTATTTTCGTTTTAAACAAGCAGGGAATTTTTACCTTAAATAAAGATTCAGATCATTTTAACAGACAATCTAAGAGCAGCAATATCTCAGAGTATTTTCAAGCCTCAGACAAAAATATATGGTATCGTGTTAAGCAACATTGGCAAAAATTAGGAGCAAAGAAAGAGAACTCCAATCTCTCCATTCTTAACCTTTTTAATAACATACAATATATAAGTGCTGATGAATCTGAAAAGGAAATATGGCTTGTAACAGGTAGAAATGAACTTTTTATGATTTCTTCTAATGAGATCAACCAAAAAAGTGAAAACTATAAGCTTTTTCTAAAAGATATCAGGGCAGGAGAAGAAATGTATGGTCCTGCACCACAGCTTAAATTTAACCAACAAAATAGTAAGCTCGTTTTCGAGTTCGTGCAGCCGGAATACTCTGGTAATATGGACGTGCAGTACCAGTATAAACTAGATGGGTTGAACAAAGAATGGTCTGAGTGGTCTGCCAGTTATAACCAAATAGACTTCCCATACCTACCAGATGGTGAATATGTGCTCCATGTAAGATCAAAAAATGCCTTTGGCTCTGTAAATGAAACGGAACCTATTGAATTCAAGATAATACCTCCTTATTGGAAACGACCCTGGTTTTATGTTTTTGAATTTGTAGGCCTGGCGCTATTGCTATTTATATCTATCAATATTAAAAAGCTAGGAGGTAAATATAGGGTGGTGAGTCAGCTATTAGCAGTATTAGCTTTGATCATCATAATAGAATTTATTCAAACCGTAGCCGAAAGCGAGTTTATGCTTAGCTCTCCTGTAATAGACTTTATTATTCAAGTAATCATAGCCATCATTATTCTACCTATAGAAGGCTTCTTACGCAAGTACATATTTAAAGATCAGGTAGATGTTACTGAATTTGTAAAATGGAAGAATAAAAGAATAAAACCCCAGGGCCATGAATAA
- the gdhA gene encoding NADP-specific glutamate dehydrogenase codes for MSELLDVIKQRNPHEPEFHQAAEEVISSIKPVLDKKPIYRKHKILERLLEPERQISFGVNWMDDHGEIHVNRGYRIQMNSAIGPYKGGLRFHPTVYPGILKFLAFEQIFKNALTGLPMGGAKGGSDFDPKGKSDNEVMRFCQNFYLELHRHIGHRIDIPAGDIGVGGREIGYMFGAYKKISNEFTGVLTGKGVGWGGSLLRTEATGYGLIYFTENMLKHTGDSIEGKTCLVSGSGNVAQFAVEKLLHMNAKPVTVSDSSGFIYDEAGIDEEKLAYIKELKNIKRGRIKEYVDKYPSASYTATKKDEESNPLWNIKADCAFPCATQNEINAKDAQHLISNGVKLIAEGANMPLDNEAVNLVLDSDIIYSPGKASNAGGVATSGIEMIQNFMGSYWSKKQVDEKLQEIMKEIHENCLWAAEEHGHKNNYLVGANIFGFTKVANAMIAQGII; via the coding sequence ATGTCAGAACTACTGGATGTAATTAAACAGAGAAACCCACATGAACCAGAGTTTCATCAGGCAGCGGAAGAGGTTATCTCTTCTATTAAACCTGTACTAGACAAGAAACCTATTTATAGAAAGCACAAAATTCTGGAACGACTTCTGGAGCCAGAAAGACAAATATCATTTGGCGTAAACTGGATGGATGATCATGGAGAAATCCATGTAAACAGAGGCTATCGCATACAAATGAATAGTGCCATTGGCCCATATAAAGGAGGGCTCCGGTTTCACCCCACGGTATATCCTGGAATTTTAAAATTTCTGGCCTTCGAGCAAATATTTAAGAACGCACTTACGGGTCTGCCTATGGGTGGAGCTAAAGGAGGCTCTGATTTTGACCCCAAGGGCAAGTCAGACAATGAAGTGATGCGCTTTTGTCAGAATTTCTATCTGGAACTACACCGTCATATTGGCCACAGAATCGATATTCCTGCAGGAGATATTGGAGTTGGCGGCAGAGAAATAGGATATATGTTTGGCGCTTATAAAAAAATATCCAATGAATTTACAGGCGTACTTACAGGGAAAGGTGTGGGCTGGGGAGGCAGCCTACTAAGAACAGAAGCCACTGGTTATGGGTTAATATACTTCACTGAAAATATGCTCAAACATACTGGCGATAGTATAGAAGGAAAAACATGCCTGGTTTCCGGATCAGGAAATGTGGCTCAGTTTGCTGTAGAAAAATTACTGCATATGAATGCCAAGCCTGTTACCGTATCTGACTCATCAGGATTTATATATGATGAGGCGGGGATAGATGAGGAAAAGCTAGCTTATATAAAAGAGTTGAAAAATATTAAAAGAGGCCGAATAAAAGAATATGTGGACAAATACCCTTCAGCTTCTTATACAGCAACCAAAAAGGATGAAGAAAGTAATCCTCTTTGGAATATAAAAGCTGACTGTGCATTTCCTTGTGCAACCCAGAATGAGATCAATGCTAAAGATGCGCAGCACCTGATTAGTAATGGAGTCAAACTTATTGCAGAAGGAGCCAACATGCCATTAGATAATGAAGCGGTTAACCTTGTTTTAGACAGTGACATCATTTATTCGCCAGGTAAGGCCAGTAATGCTGGTGGAGTAGCTACCTCCGGAATAGAAATGATCCAAAATTTTATGGGTAGTTATTGGAGTAAGAAACAAGTAGATGAGAAGCTTCAGGAGATTATGAAGGAAATCCATGAAAACTGTCTTTGGGCTGCCGAAGAGCATGGGCATAAAAACAACTATTTGGTAGGTGCCAATATTTTTGGTTTCACCAAAGTAGCCAATGCTATGATAGCACAAGGCATTATATAA
- a CDS encoding peptidoglycan DD-metalloendopeptidase family protein: MKYFLVLFIAILLSSCNGLKSIKDAFSDKAPYQKYKESLAGAGLENTALAQKWMLAGQNALADSIIIELPFQETGYFSDSEPSARSFSFQAHEGQIVSISCEASIEKPSSFLFIDLFQKKDREWNQVEHGDSTMNMEYEIYQTGQYLLRLQPPLLAKSFYNIKILVDPTLKNPVQGATNRSIGSFYGAPRDGGARAHEGIDIFAARGTPVIAPAEGYVTRVGTNRLGGNTVWLKDSKRGQSYYFAHLEKQLVQSGKKVMPGDTLGLVGNTGNAKSTPPHLHFGIYSRGSKDPINYVKTIDNTLAPFNTDSSTFNQQYITKPTKMNLRSGPGTTYAVLDRLEKNTVVKPIGQNGEWLRIELPDHKQGYLSKKLIQAAGSELQNIELMAQPLYSSASDSAVPIMMLPDSTSAQVLGIFKNFSLIKTLNERMGWISN; this comes from the coding sequence ATGAAGTATTTTCTGGTTTTATTTATTGCTATACTCCTTAGTTCATGCAATGGGCTTAAGTCCATCAAAGATGCCTTCTCAGACAAGGCTCCTTATCAAAAGTATAAGGAGTCACTAGCCGGAGCAGGGTTAGAAAATACTGCCTTAGCACAAAAGTGGATGCTTGCTGGCCAAAATGCGTTAGCAGATTCTATTATTATAGAACTTCCCTTTCAAGAAACAGGATACTTTTCTGACAGCGAGCCTTCTGCCCGCTCATTTTCTTTCCAGGCCCATGAAGGACAGATAGTAAGTATTTCCTGTGAGGCCAGTATAGAAAAACCCTCTTCCTTTTTGTTCATAGATCTTTTTCAAAAGAAAGATAGGGAATGGAATCAAGTAGAACATGGTGATAGCACCATGAACATGGAATACGAGATCTATCAAACAGGACAATACCTTCTTCGACTACAACCTCCGCTCTTGGCCAAAAGCTTTTATAACATTAAAATTTTAGTTGATCCGACATTAAAAAATCCAGTGCAAGGAGCTACTAACCGATCGATAGGCAGTTTTTATGGAGCTCCGCGAGATGGAGGAGCCAGAGCACATGAAGGCATAGATATATTTGCCGCAAGAGGCACTCCGGTAATAGCACCGGCAGAGGGTTATGTTACAAGGGTAGGCACTAATCGATTAGGAGGTAATACTGTTTGGCTCAAAGATAGCAAGAGAGGTCAATCCTATTATTTCGCTCATTTAGAAAAACAATTAGTACAATCAGGTAAGAAAGTAATGCCTGGTGACACATTAGGACTTGTTGGTAATACAGGAAATGCTAAAAGCACTCCTCCACACCTGCATTTCGGCATTTATTCAAGAGGCAGTAAAGATCCTATTAATTATGTAAAAACCATTGATAACACGCTTGCCCCCTTCAACACAGACTCCAGTACTTTCAATCAGCAATATATCACTAAACCTACCAAAATGAACCTTCGTTCCGGCCCAGGCACCACCTATGCTGTTCTAGATCGATTAGAAAAAAATACAGTGGTAAAACCGATTGGGCAAAATGGTGAATGGCTAAGAATAGAATTACCAGATCATAAACAAGGCTATTTATCTAAGAAACTCATCCAAGCGGCAGGATCCGAACTACAAAACATTGAGCTAATGGCACAGCCGCTATATTCATCAGCCTCAGATAGTGCAGTGCCCATAATGATGTTACCAGACTCCACTTCAGCTCAAGTCCTTGGGATATTTAAAAATTTCAGCTTAATAAAAACATTAAATGAGCGCATGGGTTGGATAAGTAACTGA
- the uvrA gene encoding excinuclease ABC subunit UvrA produces MQDTTAPYEENLEALDPKKHIIIKRARVNNLKNLSVAIPRNKLVVVTGLSGSGKSSLAFDTLFAEGQRMYVESLSSYARQFLGRMEKPEVDYIKGVSPAIAIEQKVNTRNPRSTVGTTTEIYDYLKLLFARIGVTYSPISGKKVSKDSVTDVVNYINSYEEGTKVMVGCPLKMKEDRDLKQELNILLSKGYTRVIVDGDVLFIEDLLENGSDIKEDSSIEILIDRAVVKPDDEDTQYRLSDSVQTAYFEGIGDCYIHIIGSEIKQFSDRFEEDGMKFQEPNVNFFSFNNPYGACRTCEGFGKVLGIDRDLVIPDKSLSVYDGAIAPWRSETMKKWLAPLLKDGIRFDFPIHRPYTDLTEEEKELLWTGNEYFEGLNAFFKFIESKTHKIQYRVLLSRYRGRTVCPDCRGTRLRKDASYVKIEGQSITDIVLLPIEKVIAYFDNLSLSEHDQNIAKRLLKEINNRLSYIQRVGLGYLTLNRMTSTLSGGEFQRIKLATSLGSALVGSMYILDEPSIGLHPRDTERLVGVLKSLRDMGNTVIVVEHEEEVMIAADQIIDIGPDAGVHGGELMFQGTLDDLHDSNSHTADYLLGRESIPVPAARRKWKDSVKISGALENNLKNVNVKFPLDVLTVVTGVSGSGKSTLIKKILYPGIGKILGTVSEATGKFDKLEGDYEKITQIEFVDQNPIGKSSRSNPVTYVKAYDTIRQLFADQPLSKQRGYKPSHFSFNVDGGRCETCQGEGVVKIEMQFMADIYLTCESCKGKRFKQEILDVEHQGKNIADVLDLTVEESLEFFEGKTSIINKLQPLYDVGLGYIGLGQSSSSLSGGEAQRVKLASYLGKNSRDNKDHILFIFDEPTTGLHFHDITQLLNSINALVEQGNSVIIIEHNMEVIKSADWIIDLGPEGGEKGGNICFEGTPEEMIKLKDNHTARFLKAKL; encoded by the coding sequence ATGCAAGATACTACAGCCCCCTACGAAGAAAATCTGGAAGCGCTTGACCCGAAAAAGCACATTATCATCAAGCGTGCACGTGTAAATAATCTAAAAAACCTTAGTGTAGCCATACCAAGAAACAAGCTGGTAGTGGTAACTGGGCTTTCCGGTTCTGGAAAGTCATCTTTAGCCTTTGATACCCTTTTTGCTGAAGGGCAGCGGATGTATGTAGAAAGCTTAAGCTCATACGCGCGCCAATTTTTAGGCCGAATGGAAAAGCCAGAAGTAGATTACATTAAAGGCGTATCCCCCGCTATAGCCATAGAGCAAAAAGTAAATACCAGAAACCCTCGCTCTACTGTAGGTACTACCACAGAAATTTATGATTATCTAAAACTGCTCTTTGCCCGTATAGGTGTAACTTATTCACCCATTTCCGGGAAAAAAGTATCTAAAGATTCTGTCACCGATGTAGTGAACTACATTAACAGCTATGAAGAAGGCACTAAAGTAATGGTGGGCTGTCCTTTAAAGATGAAGGAAGACCGTGACCTGAAGCAGGAGCTTAACATTCTTTTAAGTAAAGGATATACCAGAGTAATAGTAGATGGTGATGTGCTTTTTATAGAAGATCTGCTAGAAAACGGATCAGATATTAAAGAAGACAGCAGTATAGAGATATTAATAGATAGAGCAGTAGTAAAGCCTGATGATGAAGATACTCAATACCGATTATCAGACTCTGTACAAACTGCATATTTTGAAGGTATAGGAGATTGTTATATACACATCATAGGCAGTGAAATAAAGCAATTTTCTGATCGGTTTGAGGAAGACGGCATGAAATTTCAGGAGCCTAATGTGAATTTCTTCAGTTTCAACAATCCTTATGGTGCTTGTAGAACTTGTGAGGGTTTCGGAAAGGTACTGGGGATAGACAGAGACCTGGTTATTCCTGACAAAAGCTTATCCGTTTATGATGGAGCCATAGCGCCATGGCGCAGTGAAACCATGAAAAAGTGGCTCGCTCCTCTTTTAAAAGACGGTATTCGTTTCGATTTCCCCATTCATAGACCGTATACTGACCTTACAGAGGAAGAGAAAGAACTGCTATGGACTGGCAATGAATATTTCGAAGGACTAAATGCTTTCTTCAAATTCATAGAGTCTAAAACTCACAAGATACAATATAGAGTGCTTCTCTCTCGCTACAGAGGAAGAACGGTATGCCCGGACTGCCGCGGAACAAGACTAAGAAAAGATGCCTCTTATGTTAAAATTGAAGGGCAGTCTATTACTGATATAGTTTTACTTCCTATAGAAAAAGTAATTGCCTACTTCGATAACCTATCACTAAGTGAGCATGATCAAAATATAGCTAAAAGATTATTAAAAGAGATCAACAACCGCCTTTCTTATATACAAAGGGTTGGTTTAGGCTATCTTACTTTAAACCGTATGACTTCCACCCTTTCTGGTGGAGAGTTTCAAAGGATTAAACTGGCTACTTCCTTAGGTAGTGCTCTGGTAGGTAGTATGTATATCCTTGATGAACCGAGCATCGGGTTACACCCCAGAGATACGGAAAGGCTGGTAGGTGTGCTTAAATCATTGAGAGACATGGGTAACACGGTAATAGTAGTTGAGCATGAAGAGGAAGTAATGATTGCCGCTGATCAAATTATAGATATTGGACCTGATGCTGGTGTGCATGGTGGCGAACTGATGTTTCAAGGTACATTAGATGATCTTCATGATTCCAATTCTCACACAGCTGATTATTTATTAGGCCGGGAATCTATACCTGTACCTGCTGCAAGAAGAAAATGGAAGGACTCTGTAAAAATCTCAGGGGCATTAGAGAACAACCTCAAGAATGTAAATGTAAAATTCCCGCTTGATGTACTCACAGTAGTTACTGGTGTAAGTGGCTCAGGTAAATCAACATTGATAAAAAAGATCCTTTACCCGGGAATTGGCAAAATATTAGGCACTGTATCTGAAGCGACAGGTAAATTTGATAAACTGGAAGGTGATTATGAAAAAATCACTCAGATTGAGTTTGTAGACCAAAATCCTATTGGCAAATCATCTCGTTCTAACCCTGTAACCTATGTAAAAGCGTATGACACCATTCGTCAGTTATTTGCCGATCAACCGCTATCTAAGCAAAGGGGCTATAAACCATCTCATTTTTCTTTTAATGTAGACGGAGGCCGCTGTGAAACTTGCCAGGGTGAAGGAGTAGTTAAAATAGAAATGCAGTTTATGGCAGATATTTATCTTACTTGCGAAAGCTGCAAAGGAAAAAGGTTTAAACAAGAAATTCTAGACGTAGAGCACCAAGGCAAAAACATAGCTGATGTACTGGACCTTACGGTAGAAGAAAGTCTGGAATTCTTTGAAGGCAAAACTTCCATAATTAACAAGTTACAACCCCTGTATGATGTAGGTTTAGGCTATATCGGATTGGGCCAATCTTCCAGCTCACTGAGTGGAGGCGAAGCTCAGAGGGTGAAGCTAGCATCTTACCTAGGTAAAAATAGCAGAGACAATAAAGATCATATTCTTTTTATCTTCGATGAGCCTACTACAGGTCTGCACTTCCATGATATCACCCAGCTACTGAACTCTATCAATGCTTTAGTAGAACAAGGCAACAGCGTGATCATAATTGAACACAATATGGAAGTGATAAAGTCTGCTGATTGGATTATAGACCTTGGTCCTGAAGGAGGAGAAAAAGGTGGTAATATTTGCTTTGAAGGCACTCCTGAGGAAATGATAAAACTGAAGGATAACCATACTGCAAGGTTCCTCAAGGCTAAACTTTAA